One region of Rhodophyticola sp. CCM32 genomic DNA includes:
- a CDS encoding AraC family transcriptional regulator has protein sequence MDPLSDILSILKPQSHLAGLIDLGHPSAVAFPDQAGALKCNTMLSGQCWVAVEGSDTPVLVEQGDFFVLPSGRPFSIATGPSCVPEPLERLFSAPLSEQPAVVNGGGHATIASCRFTVSQVQPAHFVFMLPPIIVIPAEQAAAAQLQYLVERILDEVAAARPGGLLIAQHLSHVLLVQTLRHRHVVKDGGLGWLAALADAQLSLALAAIHEDIGRKWTLTALAEHAGMSRSVFARRFHDVVGETPMDYLTNLRMAKASDQLMTSRDTIAEVAERVGYQSENAFNTAFKRVVGSPPRQFANQFQSQPAL, from the coding sequence ATGGACCCCCTGTCTGACATTCTTTCGATCCTGAAGCCGCAGAGCCACCTCGCAGGCCTGATCGACCTGGGCCACCCATCCGCAGTCGCCTTTCCGGATCAGGCCGGGGCGCTGAAATGCAATACGATGCTTTCGGGGCAGTGCTGGGTGGCCGTCGAGGGAAGTGACACGCCGGTTCTGGTTGAGCAAGGCGACTTCTTTGTTCTTCCAAGTGGTCGACCATTTTCGATTGCAACAGGCCCTTCCTGTGTTCCCGAACCGCTGGAGCGCCTCTTTTCGGCGCCTCTTTCCGAGCAACCTGCTGTCGTGAATGGTGGAGGTCACGCAACGATCGCAAGCTGTCGTTTTACGGTGTCACAGGTCCAACCGGCGCATTTTGTCTTTATGCTGCCCCCGATCATCGTGATCCCCGCCGAACAGGCTGCCGCAGCGCAGTTGCAGTATCTGGTCGAACGCATTCTGGATGAAGTGGCCGCAGCTCGTCCCGGAGGGTTGTTGATTGCGCAGCATCTTTCCCATGTCCTTTTGGTGCAGACGCTGCGGCACCGACACGTTGTGAAGGATGGCGGCTTGGGCTGGCTGGCCGCGCTGGCGGATGCGCAGCTCTCTCTGGCGTTGGCCGCGATCCACGAAGACATAGGGCGCAAGTGGACACTCACGGCTCTGGCGGAACACGCCGGGATGTCCCGGTCCGTATTTGCACGGCGCTTTCATGACGTAGTGGGTGAGACCCCAATGGACTATCTGACAAACTTGCGAATGGCGAAAGCGAGTGATCAACTCATGACTTCGCGCGATACGATTGCAGAGGTTGCCGAGCGCGTCGGGTATCAATCTGAAAATGCTTTCAATACTGCGTTCAAACGGGTCGTGGGCAGCCCACCCAGACAGTTCGCAAACCAATTTCAATCGCAGCCTGCTCTATAA
- a CDS encoding CopG family transcriptional regulator, with protein MKKDRLNVYFDPSLSAELDAMAVRRKVSKSQIVEAALAAFLSPDGADQREAAIVRRLDRLTRSVERLERDQSIGNEAVALFVKFWLTTTPPLPESMRDAAKASGKDRYDGFVEALGRRLAKGKMLTKEVSEDRKAAGSS; from the coding sequence ATGAAGAAGGATCGCCTCAATGTGTATTTCGATCCGTCGCTATCAGCAGAACTGGACGCGATGGCAGTGCGACGGAAGGTCTCGAAGTCACAAATCGTCGAAGCTGCGTTGGCGGCGTTTCTATCGCCGGATGGCGCGGACCAGCGTGAGGCAGCAATTGTCCGCCGTTTGGATCGGCTCACGCGATCTGTTGAGAGACTTGAGCGGGATCAGTCTATTGGCAATGAGGCCGTGGCACTGTTTGTGAAGTTCTGGCTCACGACAACCCCGCCATTGCCTGAAAGCATGCGTGATGCGGCCAAAGCTTCCGGGAAAGATCGCTATGACGGGTTTGTCGAAGCGCTGGGGCGAAGACTGGCGAAGGGGAAAATGCTGACGAAGGAAGTTTCAGAAGATCGGAAAGCGGCGGGGTCTTCATGA